A single window of Vigna radiata var. radiata cultivar VC1973A chromosome 4, Vradiata_ver6, whole genome shotgun sequence DNA harbors:
- the LOC106758897 gene encoding plant cysteine oxidase 2 isoform X1 produces MGIGRNLSERKGRELRELREETNTTTNKSRKNRRHRLRKMSPGQRLFQTCNEVFASTGPGIVPSPQHIEMLLSVLGEIKQEDLDLRPDMPYFSTKTPRRTPKITYLHIYKCEQFSMGIFCLPPSGVIPLHNHPGMTVFSKLLFGTMHIKSYDWAVDFSPHMSPMVKPSEIASQTSDIRLAKVKVDAEFNGPCDPSILYPADGGNMHWFTAVTACAVLDVLGPPYSDPDGRHCTYYQNFPFSNYSVDGISIPEEERKTYEWLQEMDEPENLQVVGKMYEGPKIVEN; encoded by the exons ATGGGGATTGGGAGGAACTTGTCTGAGAGAAAGGGGAGGGAGTTGCGTGAACTGCGTGAAGAAACGAACACAACCACTAACAAATCGAGAAAGAATAGGAGACATCGTCTGAGGAAGATGTCGCCGGGACAGAGGTTGTTTCAGACTTGTAATGAAGTGTTTGCATCTACTGGTCCTGGGATTGTCCCTTCCCCTCAACACATTGAAATGCTTCTCTCTGTCTTAG GTGAAATAAAACAAGAAGACCTGGACTTGAGACCTGATATGCCATATTTCAGTACAAAAACTCCAAGAAGAACTCCAAAAATTACATACCTGCACATTTATAAATGTGAACAATTCTCG ATGGGAATATTTTGCTTGCCACCTTCTGGAGTTATTCCTCTTCACAATCACCCTGGAATGACTGTTTTCAGCAAACTTCTTTTTGGAACCATGCACATCAAATCTTATGATTGGGCAGTTGACTTCTCTCCTCACATGTCTCCCATGGTCAAACCATCAGAAA TAGCAAGCCAGACTTCGGATATAAGATTAGCGAAAGTTAAGGTTGATGCTGAATTCAATGGTCCTTGTGATCCCTCCATTCTTTATCCTGCTGATGGAGGCAACATGCATTGGTTCACTGCAGTTACAGCTTGTGCAGTTCTAGATGTGCTTGGTCCTCCATACTCTGATCCTGATGGCAGACACTGCACATACTACCAGAATTTCCCCTTCTCCAATTATTCAG TTGATGGAATATCTATACCAGAGGAGGAAAGAAAAACATACGAATGGCTTCAAGAGATGGATGAACCTGAAAATCTTCAAGTAGTGGGAAAGATGTACGAAGGCCCAAAGATTGTGGAGAATTAA
- the LOC106758897 gene encoding plant cysteine oxidase 2 isoform X2, whose product MGIGRNLSERKGRELRELREETNTTTNKSRKNRRHRLRKMSPGQRLFQTCNEVFASTGPGIVPSPQHIEMLLSVLGEIKQEDLDLRPDMPYFSTKTPRRTPKITYLHIYKCEQFSMGIFCLPPSGVIPLHNHPGMTVFSKLLFGTMHIKSYDWAVDFSPHMSPMVKPSETSQTSDIRLAKVKVDAEFNGPCDPSILYPADGGNMHWFTAVTACAVLDVLGPPYSDPDGRHCTYYQNFPFSNYSVDGISIPEEERKTYEWLQEMDEPENLQVVGKMYEGPKIVEN is encoded by the exons ATGGGGATTGGGAGGAACTTGTCTGAGAGAAAGGGGAGGGAGTTGCGTGAACTGCGTGAAGAAACGAACACAACCACTAACAAATCGAGAAAGAATAGGAGACATCGTCTGAGGAAGATGTCGCCGGGACAGAGGTTGTTTCAGACTTGTAATGAAGTGTTTGCATCTACTGGTCCTGGGATTGTCCCTTCCCCTCAACACATTGAAATGCTTCTCTCTGTCTTAG GTGAAATAAAACAAGAAGACCTGGACTTGAGACCTGATATGCCATATTTCAGTACAAAAACTCCAAGAAGAACTCCAAAAATTACATACCTGCACATTTATAAATGTGAACAATTCTCG ATGGGAATATTTTGCTTGCCACCTTCTGGAGTTATTCCTCTTCACAATCACCCTGGAATGACTGTTTTCAGCAAACTTCTTTTTGGAACCATGCACATCAAATCTTATGATTGGGCAGTTGACTTCTCTCCTCACATGTCTCCCATGGTCAAACCATCAGAAA CAAGCCAGACTTCGGATATAAGATTAGCGAAAGTTAAGGTTGATGCTGAATTCAATGGTCCTTGTGATCCCTCCATTCTTTATCCTGCTGATGGAGGCAACATGCATTGGTTCACTGCAGTTACAGCTTGTGCAGTTCTAGATGTGCTTGGTCCTCCATACTCTGATCCTGATGGCAGACACTGCACATACTACCAGAATTTCCCCTTCTCCAATTATTCAG TTGATGGAATATCTATACCAGAGGAGGAAAGAAAAACATACGAATGGCTTCAAGAGATGGATGAACCTGAAAATCTTCAAGTAGTGGGAAAGATGTACGAAGGCCCAAAGATTGTGGAGAATTAA
- the LOC106758809 gene encoding uncharacterized protein LOC106758809 isoform X2 has product MDTATGTLSSLCQWPIFSSSPPSLRMHVRVSCGIPHLSASAVDKTLTQINNSGIIACLRANSAEVALKAANAAIAGGVSVVLQQLVKEHPTMALGVGTVLKIEDAKNAINAGAKFLLSPATVKDIMVMDHVQSGEVLYIPGTMTPTEILSAWDAGAKMVKIYPASALGGFQYISALKKTFPHVSMVASQGITIDAIGEYILRGASSVVLSDAIFDKEAIEQLNFDKIHKLARSATLLGNKAVNR; this is encoded by the exons ATGGACACTGCTACTGGAACCTTATCATCTCTGTGTCAATGgcctattttttcttcttctcctccttctctgCGTATGCATGTGAGAGTTTCATGCGGAATCCCTCACCTTTCAGCATCCGCAGTGGACAAAACCCTCACTCAGATCAACAATTCTGGTATCATAGCTTGTCTCAGGGCTAACAG CGCAGAAGTGGCCTTGAAAGCTGCAAATGCTGCAATAGCAGGTGGAGTTTCAGTT GTTCTGCAGCAGCTTGTGAAGGAGCATCCTACAATGGCCCTTGGG GTTGGAACTGTTCTCAAGATTGAGGATGCTAAAAATGCAATCAATGCCGGAGCCAAATTTCTATTGAGTCCTGCAACTGTTAAG GACATAATGGTAATGGATCACGTTCAGAGTGGTGAAGTTTTATATATTCCCGGTACAATGACTCCAACAGAA ATATTGTCTGCTTGGGATGCAGGGGCTAAAATGGTCAAG ATATATCCTGCTTCTGCACTTGGAGGATTTCAGTACATATCAGCACTTAAGAAGACCTTTCCTCACGTCTCTATGGTTGCTTCTCAGGGAATAACAATAG ATGCTATTGGTGAATATATTCTGCGTGGAGCATCCTCAGTTGTTTTGTCAGACGCCATATTTGATAAAGAGGCAATTGAGCAACTTAATTTTGATAAGATACATAAACTTGCACGTTCTGCTACCTTACTTGGTAACAAAGCTGTGAATAGATAA
- the LOC106758809 gene encoding uncharacterized protein LOC106758809 isoform X1: MDTATGTLSSLCQWPIFSSSPPSLRMHVRVSCGIPHLSASAVDKTLTQINNSGIIACLRANSAEVALKAANAAIAGGVSVLEIVVSTPGVFEVLQQLVKEHPTMALGVGTVLKIEDAKNAINAGAKFLLSPATVKDIMVMDHVQSGEVLYIPGTMTPTEILSAWDAGAKMVKIYPASALGGFQYISALKKTFPHVSMVASQGITIDAIGEYILRGASSVVLSDAIFDKEAIEQLNFDKIHKLARSATLLGNKAVNR, from the exons ATGGACACTGCTACTGGAACCTTATCATCTCTGTGTCAATGgcctattttttcttcttctcctccttctctgCGTATGCATGTGAGAGTTTCATGCGGAATCCCTCACCTTTCAGCATCCGCAGTGGACAAAACCCTCACTCAGATCAACAATTCTGGTATCATAGCTTGTCTCAGGGCTAACAG CGCAGAAGTGGCCTTGAAAGCTGCAAATGCTGCAATAGCAGGTGGAGTTTCAGTT TTGGAAATTGTGGTGTCGACTCCAGGTGTGTTTGAG GTTCTGCAGCAGCTTGTGAAGGAGCATCCTACAATGGCCCTTGGG GTTGGAACTGTTCTCAAGATTGAGGATGCTAAAAATGCAATCAATGCCGGAGCCAAATTTCTATTGAGTCCTGCAACTGTTAAG GACATAATGGTAATGGATCACGTTCAGAGTGGTGAAGTTTTATATATTCCCGGTACAATGACTCCAACAGAA ATATTGTCTGCTTGGGATGCAGGGGCTAAAATGGTCAAG ATATATCCTGCTTCTGCACTTGGAGGATTTCAGTACATATCAGCACTTAAGAAGACCTTTCCTCACGTCTCTATGGTTGCTTCTCAGGGAATAACAATAG ATGCTATTGGTGAATATATTCTGCGTGGAGCATCCTCAGTTGTTTTGTCAGACGCCATATTTGATAAAGAGGCAATTGAGCAACTTAATTTTGATAAGATACATAAACTTGCACGTTCTGCTACCTTACTTGGTAACAAAGCTGTGAATAGATAA